The Tamandua tetradactyla isolate mTamTet1 chromosome 5, mTamTet1.pri, whole genome shotgun sequence genome window below encodes:
- the GTF3C6 gene encoding general transcription factor 3C polypeptide 6, which yields MAATGGRGQTLEGPAECGIMAANEARAPDDGEEEEEEAEQLVLVELSGIIDSDFLSKCENKCKILGIDTERPILQVDSYVFAGEYEDTLGTCVIFEENVEHVDAEDNNNTVLKYKCHTMKKLSMTRTLLTEKKEGEENIGGVEWLQIKDKDLYRPNMICSFLHENQHEEVVTPPPDKPLELEEQESQIKNNSNLDFEQGKPLHLEIEDSGPLVNIPSETEGSVMMETQDATLEATPR from the exons ATGGCGGCCACGGGCGGGCGTGGGCAGACGCTGGAAGGCCCCGCGGAGTGCGGCATCATGGCGGCGAACGAGGCGCGGGCTCCCGACgatggagaagaggaggaagaggaagca GAGCAATTGGTTCTAGTGGAGTTGTCAGGAATTATTGACTCAGACTTTCTctcaaaatgtgaaaataaatgcaaGATTTTG GGAATTGACACAGAGAGGCCCATTTTGCAAGTGGACAGCTATGTTTTTGCTGGGGAATATGAAG ACACTCTTGGGACCTGTGttatatttgaagaaaatgtgGAACATG TGGATGCAGAAGACAATAATAATACAGTGCTGAAGTATAAATGCCATACAATGAAGAAACTCAGCATGACAAGAACTCTTCtgacagaaaagaaggaaggagaagaaaacatag GTGGTGTGGAGTGGCTGCAAATCAAAGATAAGGATCTCTATAGACCCAACATGATTTGTAGCTTTCTACATGAAaatcaacatgaagaagttgTAACTCCGCCCCCAGATAAACCTCTGGAGTTGGAAGAGCAAGAGagtcaaataaaaaacaattcaaatCTGGATTTTGAACAGGGGAAACCACTGCACTTGGAAATAGAGGATTCTGGTCCTCTTGTCAATATCCCTTCTGAAACAGAAGGTTCTGTTATGATGGAAACTCAAGATGCTACCTTAGAAGCCACTCCTAGATGA